CTGTCATCCTTCACGCTGGGTGGTGAGATGCCGTTGGTGAAGACTGCTGCCATCGTGCTGCACAGCCGAAAGTGGGGTGACGCCGACCGGATCGTCACGTTCTATACGATGCGTATAGGCAAGTTGCGCGGGGTCGCGCGCGGCGCGCGTCGGTTGAAGAGCCGTCTCGGCGGGATGATCGAGCCCTTTACCCTCTGCCAGCTGGATCTGTTTGAGAAGCCCGGCGATTCACTCTACCGGATTTCACAGGTCGCGCTGGATGAGCCGTTCGCCAAATTTCGAGACGATCTGACCCTCATGACCGCCGCGGGGCGCATGGTCAACCTTGTGAGTGCCGTCATGGCGGAAGGCGATCCGGAGCCGCGGGTATTTGAGATGTTGGAGTCGGGGTTGCGCACGTTGTTGGAGAGTCGGGACGCGGCATGGACGACCTTATTGTTCCAGATTCGACTGTTGGGGATGACGGGGTTCCGGCCGCAAACCGAGCAGTGCGCGACCTGCGGCCAAGTGCATCGAAGTTCGCTCCCGCAATTTTCACCCATGGCCGGGGGGATCGTGTGCGAGCGGTGCGCGAGCCGTCAGCCGTTTCGTTGTACGGCGTTGTCCCGCGGAAGCGTCGCATTTCTCCATCAAGCGTTGCATATGCAGCCGGCGCTCTTGAATCGATTGCATGCGGCCGGCCAGGTGCGGACTGAAGTCGAGTCGGCCATAGAAAGTTATGTCACGGTGGTGGCGGGGCGACGACTTCCGCCGGTCGATTTTTTGACCAGTGGAAGCCCTGTGTAAAAGGGCATCCGGTTTGAGTGTTGCAGGTGTTTTCGGATTTCTAGTAAGGGAGCGTTGCCTGTTATGACTGAGACGGTGCTTGAACCGACCGACATGGAATGGGTGGCGAAGGGTGTCTTGAGCATCACGTGGAGTGACGGGCACAAGGCGCTCTATCCTGTCCGTTATCTCCGGCAGCATTGCCCGTGCGCCGCCTGTACGGACGAGTGGACGGGAGAGCTTCGGCTGAAACCGGATGACGTGCCGATGGTGATGATGTTGCAGGATGTGCAGCCGGTGGGACGGTATGCGTTCCAATTTACATGGAGTGACGGGCACGATACGGGGATCTATTCCTATACGTTTCTTCGGCGGATGTGCCAGTGCGATGTGTGCCAGCCGGTGAAACCTGTGGAGCCGCGGTCCAGACGGTTGCTCTGATCGGTCGGACGCAGGTGTATGACGGAACGGGAGGTCTACTCAGATGACACAAGCGCGAATCATTGCTGTGGGATGGTGGTGGCTTGTCGCTATCCTCTCGGCGGGCTGTTCGAGTCTTCCTTCGTTGGATCAGCAAAAACAGCTGGTTCAGCAGGGGGACTATCGAATCCATCAGCTGACCCCGAGAGCCTTCGTTGAAACCTGGGGGGAACCGACCTATACCCATCAGCAGTTCACGCATTTCTTCGGGATGCAGGACGGGCAACTGATTCCTCAGTCGCGCATGGCGCTCGGAGAGTCTCCGCAGGGGTGGGAGACGGGGCTTGCCGCGGGCGATGCGTTATTCCTGGCCTATGCCGATCGTGGCCAGTATCTGGTGTTTCTCGATGAGGCGCTCGTGTACCATGAGGCCATGACGCCCGAGAAGGTTCATGCTGTCGGCAAGACCTGGAAGTACGAATCTCAGTTCAAGACGCGACTCGAATTATCTCCGGCCATGAAGTAAGTGGTGGCGGCTCCTCCTCCTATGATGGCTCCTCCTTCCAATCATCGTCCCCTGAAGATCTGTATGGTGTCCTCCGAGGTCGTACCCTTTGCGAAGACGGGCGGACTCGCCGATGTGGTCGGAGCCCTCGCGACCGAGTTTGCCAGGCTGGGGCATGATGTCTGTGTGCTGCTTCCTGCCTATCGGCAGGTCGATGCGCTGGGCTATCAGGTGGTCGACTATGCCCGGTTGGCGGTGCCGACCGCGCAGGGGCTGGTAGAGGCGCGTATCCAAGAGCGCACCGGCCCGCATTCGCATGTGACAGGTTCTGGACGCCTGCGAGTGTTGACTGTTCGCCACGATGCGTTCTTTTCCCGCTCAGGTCTCTACCAGGAGGCCGGTCACGACTATCCCGACAATCTCGAGCGGTTCGCATTTTTTTGTCGAGCCGTCATGGAATTGTTGGTGCACTTCGGTGAAAAGGACAGATGGCAGGCGGATCTGCTGCATGTGCATGATTGGCAAGCCGCCCTGTGTGCAGTCTACTTGCGGACGCTCTATCAAGCGAAGTCCGCCCTCAGCAAGATCCGCAGCGTGCTGACCATCCATAATCTGGGATATCAGGGATTATTTCCGGCTGAACATTTTTCCCTCACCGGCCTGCCTGCCCAGCTGTTTACCCCCGCTGCGCTTGAGTTTTACGGGAAACTGAATCTCTTAAAAGGAGGGCTTGTCTTCGCCGATCTGCTCACCACGGTAAGTCCCACGTACAGTGAAGAGATTCAGACGCCAGAATATGGTTGTGGGCTGGAAGGGGTGATCAGCGGGCGGAAGGACGTGCTGCACGGAATCGTGAATGGCATTGATGCTGAGATCTGGAATCCCGCCAAGGATCCCCACCTGCCGACCCAGTATTCTCTGTCCGATATGTCCGGAAAGGCGCGATCCAAGAAAGGGCTTCAGCGTGAACTGAAGCTTCGTACCGACAAGGGGCCGCTTGTCGGGGTGATTGCGAGACTGACCGGTCAGAAGGGTATCGATCTCGTGATCGATATTATTCCGGAACTGATGGAACTCGATGTGCAGGTCGTGATTCTCGGGACCGGAGATGTGAAGTATGAGCAGCTGGTGCGTGAGTTGGCGGAACGGTATCCCGGGCGACTCGCGGTGCGCAACGTCTTTGACGAAGGGCTGGCCCATCGGATTGAAGCCGGCGCGGATATGTTTCTCATGCCGTCCCGTTATGAGCCTTGCGGCCTCAGTCAGTTATACAGCCTTCGCTATGGTACTGTTCCTATCGTGAGGAAGACCGGAGGGTTGGCCGACACTGTGGTCAACTATACGCCGAGCGCTTTCAAGGGATCGCGTGTCACCGGTTTCAGCTTTACGGATACCAGCGCGGACTCGCTTTTGACCTGTCTCTTGCTTGCATTGTCGATCTACCGGAAAAAGGCGGATTGGCACCGCATCGTCAGGGCGGGCATGGAGCAAGATTTGTCGTGGGCTCGATCAGCCAAGATCTATCTGCGGTTATTCCAGGAGCTGCTTGAAGGGGAAGCGCCGCAGCGGAAGTAGGGCTCACCTGCGCGAAGCGTAGAGACTACCGGAGAGCGGCTTGGAGTGTGAGGTCGAGGTACGACAGCCGTTCTCGAGCTTGCGAGGCGTAGTAAGAATAGTCGGATTGTGTCTGGTTTTCTAGCACCAGCCTGAACTCATTTCTTGCCAGATCATGTTCTCCGACTGACACGGCCAGATTCCCAGCATACAGGCTACAGGCAGCGGCCATGGCATGAACGTCCACCGCCAGTCTCGAGGCCGGCTGGGTCACCATGCTCTTCAGCTTGGTCGGGAGGAAGTTTTCGAGTGGTGAGCGGAGAGCTTGGGCCTGACTGACCTCGCGTAATTTGTGCGAATCGAGGAGGGCCGATTGGCTTTGGTTCGAGGCCAAGCAATGTGTGTAGGTGCTCCACACATCCATAAATCGGACATTATCGTATCGAACCGAGGTGGTCGCAGGGTTGGATTGGCAACCAACGACCGACAGGGCAGCGACCAGAATGGCGAGGATGCCGACTCTGATGTCTCGTCTATCGCTCATGTGCCGCCTCCTCCAATCCCTGTCTCTTTGTCGAGACATCAAGGTATTGAGCAAGTGTCGGGCCAGGGTGTGCAATCATAAATAATTGAAATAGTTGAGGTAAAGTTCGTGATTTGAGGCCGTTCCTGTCTCAATAATATGTCACTGTGTTGAATAGAACACGAAAGATGAGAGCCGGACAGGGATCTTGAATGACCAAACGGTGGTCGCAGCGTGCCTTCCCTGGAGGTCCATCCAGATGTTGAGATTGCGCGGATCGCCTGGTGACCGAGGGGTAGTGTCCGGTGTAGCTGAGTTTTCAGTGCTGGTTAGCGTTGCCCTGCGATGGTCTCGGCGGTATTTCGCAGATTCGGTGATACAGACTTTTTCCATGACCGAGTCCGTGCTCGGCCATCGCTCGCAGGACGACGGATGCGAGATGGTATTCCTGTGACGATGCGGTGGCGGCAGTGCCCGTCACTGGGCTACTATTCTGCAACTGGGCGGCGGATGTAGCGAAGTGGGGCATCAGTGGTAGCTAAAGATGAAGGAGCCCATTGTTGGGTGAATGCCCCTCACATGGTTCGGGTAGAGTGCTGGCGGTTGTGGCTCTAGCGAATTTTGTGCGTGGCTGATATTGTCGGGGACTCGTGGTGTGCATGTCCTCTGCAGTGTGTCTGGTCATGTACCCCGGCGGCACGCGTTGCTTCAAGCAGCTGGTTCCGCAGATGGGGCGGTTGTTGCCATCCGACTGCCTGACCGTTTTGACATCTATCCCAGCAGTCAAACCGTATCGAGTGCCATCCTTTTGGTGAAAGGTTCCTCCGCTCATGAATGCGAGCCAAGCGTTGACCAAGACACGTCAATTCAGAAACCTCCTCCTCTCTGAACAACTGCAGTTCATCTGCGAAGCCCACAACGGACTCAGCGCGAAAATCGTCCAAGAGGCCGGGTTCCCCGGTATTTGGGCCAGCGGGCTCTCTATTTCGGCTCAGTTCGGCGTACGTGACAACAATGAGGCCAGCTGGACCCAGGTGCTTGAAGACCTGGAATTCATGTCCGATGCCACCCGCATTCCGATCCTCCTTGACGGTGACACGGGGTACGGCAATTTCAACAACATGCAGCGGCTCATTCGCAAACTCGAACAGCGCAACATCGCCGCGGTGTGCATCGAAGATAAGCTGTTCCCCAAGACCAACAGTTTTCTCAAGGGCGATGCGCAGCCGCTCGCCGATATGCAGGAATTTTGCGGCAAAATTAAAGCTGGGAAAGATGCGCAGACCGACCCTGATTTTTGCCTGATTGCCAGGGTTGAGGCCTTTATCTGCGGGTGGGGGCTGGCGGAGGCGCTGCGGCGTGCGGAGGCCTATCATCAGGCGGGCGCGGACGGCATTCTCATTCATAGCGCGCTCTCGGTGCCGGATGAGATCCTCGCGTTCAAGCGGGAATGGGGCAATCGTTGTCCGGTGGTGATTGTGCCCACGAAATACTATGCGACGCCGACGGATGTGTTTCGGCAGCATGGTTTTTCGATGGTGATCTGGGCAAATCATATGCTGCGTGCGGCCGTGGCCAGCATGCAGAAAACCGCGCGCGCGTTGAAGGAGAGTGAGCATCTCCTCTCCATTGAGGATAAGGTCGCGCCGGTCTCCGAAATATTTCGGCTGCAGAATGCCGCGGAGTTGCTGGAGGCGGAAGAACGTTATCTGCCCCGAGGTGCCGAGGGCACCTCAGCGGTAGTATTGGCCGCTTCCCGGGGAGAGGAATTGGGGGAGCTGACCGAGGACCAACCCAAGACCATGGTGAAAGTGCAGGGCGTTCCCATCCTGAGCCATATCGTCGATGCGTATAATGCGGTCGGGATTAAAGATATTTTAGTCGTCCGTGGCTATAAGAAGGAGGCGGTGAACCTCCCCAACTTGACGTATATCGACAATCTCGAATTTGCTGAGACCGGCGAGTTGGCCTCCTTGTCCCAGGCATTGCAATCCAGAAGGGGTCGTTTCCAGCCGACGATCGTTTCCTATGGAGATGTATTGTTCAATAAATATATTCCGCAGGCGTTGTGCCAGGAGCAGGATGACTGCGTGATTTTCGTCGACAGCAACTGGAGAGATCAGAGCAGTTATGCCCGCTTGGGCGGTTTTGCCGAATGCTCCATTCCGAATTCGCGGAAGGCCTTCAATGCCAAAATCCATCTCAAGCAATTGGGGAAGACCCTTCCCGAAGAGTCGATCCATGGAGTCTGGATGGGGTTTCTTAAGCTCTCTTCCAGCGCGGCCAGCCAGGTCAATGATCTCCTGTTGGACATGCTTGCCGATCCGGCGAATCGAAGGGCCGGCATTCCGCAATTGCTGCAGGCACTTCTGAAACAGGACGTCCCGGTTCGTGTGTTGTATACGGTCGGTCATTGGTTGGATGTCAACAGCCTGGAGGATGTTGTCCAGGCTGGGAATTTCTGAGTTTCCACCCAAGTAGATTCGGTTAGGTGGTTATGGCCGGATGAAAAATCCTGTCTGCAGTAGAAGCACAGGTGAGGTCCAGCTACACGAGGCGTCCGCCTCAGGAGATACGACGGCATGATTGATCCGCAGGATTTTATTAAGCACCTTCAGGCCAATGGGGTGGAGTTTTGCACTGGGGTACCTGATTCTCTGTTGAAGGAATTCTGTGCCTGCCTTGAACATCTGCCTCGTGCCGGTCACCACATCATCGGTGCTAACGAAGGGGGTGCTGTGGCACTGGCACTCGGGTACCATCTCGCAACACGAAAGGTTCCGCTGGTCTATCTGCAGAATTCCGGGTTGGGAAACATCATCAATCCTCTTTTGTCATTGGCCGACCCCGAAGTATATTCGGTTCCTCTCTTGCTTGTGATCGGGTGGCGGGGAGAGCCAGGTGTCCATGATGAACCGCAACACAAGAAGCAAGGGCGGGTGATGCTCTCCATGCTCGAAGCGATGGAAATTCCCCATTCCATTTTGGGGCCTGAGTTAGTTGATCCGCAGGCAGCGCTGGCGGATGCCCTGGCTCATGTTCGAAAGATGAGCGCACCGTATGCGCTCGTCATCAAGAAAGGGACTTTTAAACCGTTTACTGTACCCAAGGTTGAGAAAACAGAGTTTCCGCTCTCCCGGGAAGAGGCGATTCAGCAGGTGATCGAATCGTTGGGCGAACGCGATGTGCTCATTTCTACGACCGGCATGCCATCGCGTGAAGTATATGAGTATAGGAGCAAGCGGGGGGAAGGCCATCAGCGGGATTTCTTAACCGTGGGAGGGATGGGGCACGCTTCCCAAATTGCCCTGGGAATTGCGCTCCAAAAACCGGGACGTCCCGTCTATTGTCTTGATGGAGATGGCGCTCTGCTCATGCACATGGGGGCTCTTGCTATCACTGGCGCTCTCAAACCCCGCAATTTTAAGCATATCATTGTGAACAATGGGGCTCACGATTCGGTAGGCGGGCAGCCGACTGTGGCCTTTGATGTCGATGTTCCGGGCATTGCCCATGCTAGCGGCTACGAATCGGTATTTTGTGCTCAAACTAAGCAGGAACTTCAGTCCCGTCTGGCAGAGTTACAGCGTTCAAGTGGTCCGAGCTTGTTGGAGGTCCGAGTACGCTGTGGTGCCAGGAAGGATATCGGGCGCCCGGTAACAACTCCAAGTCAGAACAAGAATGCGTTCATGGATTTTGTCGAGAATTGAGGCGTGGGGTGGTTCGCTCGAGCGTTTTGGGCAGGATGGTAGTTTGGGCGAAGCTCAGTCTAGTAAGTGAGCGTCAGGTCTGTGGCTGGCTCCGATTGAAATCCATAATCTTATTCTCGCAGGATGACAACTAGAATGCTAAGATCGGAACACTTGGACTAGAACTCCTGTTCGAGTCGTTGAATTTGTCTTTCGCATAATGTGTTTGATGTGTTCCTTCACTGTCTGTTCGGTGATCTTCAGCGCGTTGGCGATTTCCTTATTGGTCCATCCCTTTGCCAGATTTTCGACCACTGATTGTTCTCTGTTTGTGAGCTGAAAGCGTTCCTTGGCTTGATCGGTATTAAGTTGCTGCCGGCGGCCAAGTTCTTCTAGTGTTACGACAAGGCGGGCATACTGGATGCCACCTCGATCGGGTAAGCCAAATCCTCGAAGGAGGACGGGCTGATTTGGGTTTCCTGCGATTCGTTTGACCTCAAATTGTTCCCAGTCCTTTGCCTCGGTGCGAACTTGGAGTGCTTTCAGAACTTCGGTGCAGAGTTCGGTCAAGGCAGCGGGAAGCACCCCCTGGGCGGACTTTGCAGGTGCGCCACCGTTTTCAGCCATATTGATGAGCTTGGACAGCTCAGCGGCTTGTCGATTCATATGCAGCAGTTGCATGGAGGAGGATAAAACGACGATTCCGGCACCTGCACGTTGGTCAGCCAGGTTATCTGCAGGTTCCTGAGAGTGAACAGCGTTTTGAGCCACGGTTATACTCCGTATGGTCCTTAATCTCTCTAGACAATCAGGCTATTTCTGATAACCTAAAGCATGTGTCTGTTACTAGTAATGCTACATAATACTTTCGAGGTAGTCAAATTATACTTGTGGGGGAGTTATCCGTACGTCATTGGTATTGTTCGTTGGCGCTCGTACTTCTATACTGCAAAAGCAGAGGCAATTATCGTTGGTTAGGGCAGCTAGCATGAGATGAACTGGTAAATGACTTCGCTAGCCGGTGTTCAATGGGCGTACCGGATCTGTCCATCAACCGTAAATTGCTTAGTTATTAATGGTATAGGCCATGGTGGGTTCCAGCCAGGCGCTTTGTAAAGTTTTGTGCGGTAATGAGGTCCCTGGAGATGCGTGATCTAAGCAGTCAAAATGGGCCTGTAGCCCAGGACGGATGGGACTGGCCCACAATTGCGGCCAGCGAGAAGCACGCCGAGCGGCTAGCGCTCCTTCGCCCAATTCCTTATGAAATGTCCCTACCGAATCATGAAAGTGGTCAAAACGGACCCAGCGTGTTCCACGGACGGGCGCTCTCATTGAACATTAGCAGTGGTGGGATGTTGATCCTCATGGCTCAGGCGCCACTGCTTGATCAGGTCATCAAGGTACATGTTCCGACCCCTGTTGCGCTGGCCGAGACCCCAACACTTGCGGAAGTGCGCTGGATTAGAAAAGTCCCCTTTTCAGCGTCGGGAAGTGAGGCATCCTTTTTCGTGGGTTTGAAGTTTTTGTTCTCGGCGGGAAGGTAGATGCTAGGCAGTTGTTGCAAGTGGCCAGCTGGAATTTCTTCAGGAGAATAAGTCATGAATGGTAAGGCCTTATTGAGCGGGATTATCCTTGTGGGAAATGTGATCGGTGTGGCGCATGCCGGACAATTTGACCAGGTGCCCAAGCCGACGTTAGTAGCGGGATCGTCTCCAGGGGCAAGTTCGTCTGGGGTCCGCCACGGAGGCGAAGGGGCAGAAAAATCATCCCTTACGGTGACCCCGGATTATATTATGGGCCCAGAAGATGTGTTAGAGATTACAGTCTGGAAAAATGCTGATCTTTCCAAGCAAGTTCAAGTTCGACCTGATGGAAGGATTTCACTTCCGCTCATTGGCGATGTCTCAGCAGTGGGACGAACTGCGGCTCAGCTGACCGAAGAGATTTCTGCTCGACTGAAGTCTTACATGGAAAACCCGACAGTTTCGATCTTGGTTCGAGAGGTAAATAGTTATCAAATTTATGTTCTTGGTGAGGTGAATGCACCTGGTAAGTACCCTTTAAAAAGCAAAACAACCTTGCTGCAAGCGATTACGATCGCGCATGGTTTTACGCAAGTGGCTGCGCGCAATAAGATTGTGGTATTTCGATTCGGGAAAGACGGCGAGGGGCTGAACAAGATTAAGGCGAGTTACGACGATATTGTTCTGAGAGATGGATCCGATCAAAACATAGAGCTAAAGCCCGGAGATCAGATTGTCGTGCCTTCTGAAACGATGGTGGTGTTGCCGTCAAGGTAGAGCCTCGTCGGTCGAATTTACGGGTGACATTTCGCTGAAGCGAGCCAAAGGAGTGGGGAAATTGAAAACTTTCGGTTGCAGATGGTTGCGAGGGGGGGTATGTATTGTTTTCAGCCTGCTTCTACCTCTCCCAGGGTGCTGGATCGGGAATGAACAAATCGACTTTAATGTTACCTATATCCCACCGAATGAGTTCTTGTTGGGACCGGAGGACGTTCTTGTTGTAAATATTTGGCGAAATCAAGAGTTGTCCCGAGAAGTCATCATTCGTCCTGATGGGAAAATCTCCATGCCTTTAATTGGCGATGTTCAGGCCGCAGGAATGACATCCAATGTTTTGGCGAAGAGAATCGCAGATGGGTTGGCTGAGTTTATGTCCAATCCGACAGTGTCGGTGCAAGTCAAAGAGGTCAATAGTTATTATGTGTACGTTCTCGGCGAAGTATCAAAGCCGGGTAAGGTGCCGCTAAAGTCGTATGCGACGGTTTTGCAAGGCATCTCGTTGGCTGGAGGTTTCACAACGTTTGCTTCGAGAAATAAAATCCATGTGCTTCGGGTTGTTCCCAATGGTCAAGGGCAGCCGAAACAGGTTCAAATTCCTGTTCCCTATGAAGACATTATTCAAGGTAAAAACTCGGAGGGAAATTTCTTCCTCAAGGCGGGTGATGTCATTGTTGTGCCGTGACCAGTGCTTGAAGATAGGTTGGTTGTGTTGCGGCGTTTTTGCCCTGGTGTCGTGTTGGACTATATCCGACTCTGCCGCGCAACAGATACGCGTGGTGCCGTCAATCTCGGTTATCGAGCAGTACGACAGTAACGTATTTTTCACACCGAAGTCGTTATTGGCACCAGGTACAAAAGTCGATGATTTTATCACTGTAGTTACTCCTCAGCTAAATTTTATGCAGAGTAACTCACTGGTGAAAACAAATCTGTCAGTTGGCGCGGTTGTTCAGAAATTCGTAAATAACTCAGCCCTGGACAACGTCGGATTCAACGCGAGTACGGGAATTGATCTCTCCCAAGCTGTGAATAGGATTCTGCCACGAATGCGAGGGGCTCGGATCTTTGGAACATACATGTATACCCCTTCGGCCCCTGCATTCGGTGCTGGCAGCCTCGGGGGTGGGGCTGGAATGGGAGGGGGAGGTTTCGGAGGAGGAGGGATCGGGATTGCAGGGCCGATTGACTCGGGACTGCTCACTCAGCGAATTAGAACCACCATGTTCAACGCTGGGTTTGCAAACTCTTACTCCCTTTCGCCGACTACAGATTTTCAAACTACCTACACCTATTCTCAGCTTAGTTTCGGTGGGTCATTCACCCCATCTACGACAGTGTCCGGGCAAGCCCAGAACACGGTGTTCGATACCACGACCCATTCCATTTCAGCAGGGCCGACGTCACAGATTTCCGCTATCGACACCTTAACCGTGAAGTATACGTTTATGCAAATGTCTCAAGCCCAATTTGGCGACTATGCGACGCATGGTGGGACACTTGGCTGGGGGAGAGCGTGGACCAAGGAGTTGAGTTCCTCGCTTAACGGGGGGCTGACTCTTGTTGAGCCTATTCCGGACCTCTCTACTACCGGAGGGCAGCGAAGAATCCCTGCCACAATGTTTCCGACTGGGGGTTTTAGCGTAACGTATGCCTCAGGCTCTTCCTTTCTTAGGAAGTTAGGCAGTGAAATTCAAGAGGCGACTGGAACGAGTGGTGCCGGTTCTGTAGGAGGTGGAGGCTTTCTTCCACTTCTTGCTGGAATGAATATGCCCGGAGGAATTGCAGCTCCCGGGTCTTATCGAGTCACCCTCATGTATAACCTCGGCGTGTTTCCAAGCTTTGTTCAATCTGCTGGGCCTATATATACGCATACGATCTTATTGGGTGGTACCGCTGGAATCACTGATAGGCTGAGTGCTCAGGCGCTTTTTAACTATGCTCGGAGCAGTTACACATCTGAAGCCATTGGTACGACGTTCAGCACCTATGGGACGACTGTATCCCTCAATTACCTCATCACACCTATGTTGACTGCCAGACTAAGTCACCAGTGGCTCAAGTTTGATAATCAGGCGAGTGGTGTGAGTGCTGCGGATTTCGGCTTTGCAAAACAAGTAGTTCTGCTTGGTTTCACATACGCGTATTCACCACGAGGAGATTTTTTCCGGTCTGGTGCTTTCTGGGAAGGTCCCTCCGGTGCCTCCTCGTCTGCTGAGTCAGGAGTGAGTAAATCTGGATCAGGAGGAGTGGATACAAAGAAATGAACACGCGCACATTGTCTCCGGAGGATTATTGGCGAGCGGTTGTCAGCAGAAAGTGGTTTGTTATTTCTGCAGTCTTGGTCTCGCTGAGTATTGCTGGTGTGGTATGTGCGCTCATGCCGAAGATTTATCAGTCAGCGACCAAAATGTGGTTTGAGGGTGCGAAGATCGAAGAGTCCATTGTGAGCGGGCCTACTCCAGCTGGAAGCGGCTATTCCCCTACACTGGATGATCGCGTCATGGAAGTGCGACAGTTTGTGATGGGGAGAAAAACTCTTGGGCAAATTGCGGGAGAGTTTGGGCTTTTTGGATACGAAAAAGATCATCCGGATGCTCCAGAATCAGAGAATGCCATCAGAGCCATGCGGGGATCGATTAAGGTTGAGCCTACCAAGGACAAGCTGTTTATCACTCTTTCATTCTCTAATGAAGATCCGATCATCGCGAGAGATGTGACGTCAAGGCTTAGTGATCTGTTCATTGAAGAGACGTTGAAGGATCGGGAGCGAGGCGTTGAGGCGGCCGAAGATTTTCTCGGGCTAGAGTTAAAGCACGCAAAAGCCGAACTCG
This is a stretch of genomic DNA from Nitrospira sp.. It encodes these proteins:
- the aepX gene encoding phosphoenolpyruvate mutase; this translates as MNASQALTKTRQFRNLLLSEQLQFICEAHNGLSAKIVQEAGFPGIWASGLSISAQFGVRDNNEASWTQVLEDLEFMSDATRIPILLDGDTGYGNFNNMQRLIRKLEQRNIAAVCIEDKLFPKTNSFLKGDAQPLADMQEFCGKIKAGKDAQTDPDFCLIARVEAFICGWGLAEALRRAEAYHQAGADGILIHSALSVPDEILAFKREWGNRCPVVIVPTKYYATPTDVFRQHGFSMVIWANHMLRAAVASMQKTARALKESEHLLSIEDKVAPVSEIFRLQNAAELLEAEERYLPRGAEGTSAVVLAASRGEELGELTEDQPKTMVKVQGVPILSHIVDAYNAVGIKDILVVRGYKKEAVNLPNLTYIDNLEFAETGELASLSQALQSRRGRFQPTIVSYGDVLFNKYIPQALCQEQDDCVIFVDSNWRDQSSYARLGGFAECSIPNSRKAFNAKIHLKQLGKTLPEESIHGVWMGFLKLSSSAASQVNDLLLDMLADPANRRAGIPQLLQALLKQDVPVRVLYTVGHWLDVNSLEDVVQAGNF
- a CDS encoding polysaccharide biosynthesis/export family protein, which gives rise to MKTFGCRWLRGGVCIVFSLLLPLPGCWIGNEQIDFNVTYIPPNEFLLGPEDVLVVNIWRNQELSREVIIRPDGKISMPLIGDVQAAGMTSNVLAKRIADGLAEFMSNPTVSVQVKEVNSYYVYVLGEVSKPGKVPLKSYATVLQGISLAGGFTTFASRNKIHVLRVVPNGQGQPKQVQIPVPYEDIIQGKNSEGNFFLKAGDVIVVP
- a CDS encoding PilZ domain-containing protein encodes the protein MRDLSSQNGPVAQDGWDWPTIAASEKHAERLALLRPIPYEMSLPNHESGQNGPSVFHGRALSLNISSGGMLILMAQAPLLDQVIKVHVPTPVALAETPTLAEVRWIRKVPFSASGSEASFFVGLKFLFSAGR
- the glgA gene encoding glycogen synthase GlgA, with the protein product MVSSEVVPFAKTGGLADVVGALATEFARLGHDVCVLLPAYRQVDALGYQVVDYARLAVPTAQGLVEARIQERTGPHSHVTGSGRLRVLTVRHDAFFSRSGLYQEAGHDYPDNLERFAFFCRAVMELLVHFGEKDRWQADLLHVHDWQAALCAVYLRTLYQAKSALSKIRSVLTIHNLGYQGLFPAEHFSLTGLPAQLFTPAALEFYGKLNLLKGGLVFADLLTTVSPTYSEEIQTPEYGCGLEGVISGRKDVLHGIVNGIDAEIWNPAKDPHLPTQYSLSDMSGKARSKKGLQRELKLRTDKGPLVGVIARLTGQKGIDLVIDIIPELMELDVQVVILGTGDVKYEQLVRELAERYPGRLAVRNVFDEGLAHRIEAGADMFLMPSRYEPCGLSQLYSLRYGTVPIVRKTGGLADTVVNYTPSAFKGSRVTGFSFTDTSADSLLTCLLLALSIYRKKADWHRIVRAGMEQDLSWARSAKIYLRLFQELLEGEAPQRK
- the aepY gene encoding phosphonopyruvate decarboxylase, with the protein product MIDPQDFIKHLQANGVEFCTGVPDSLLKEFCACLEHLPRAGHHIIGANEGGAVALALGYHLATRKVPLVYLQNSGLGNIINPLLSLADPEVYSVPLLLVIGWRGEPGVHDEPQHKKQGRVMLSMLEAMEIPHSILGPELVDPQAALADALAHVRKMSAPYALVIKKGTFKPFTVPKVEKTEFPLSREEAIQQVIESLGERDVLISTTGMPSREVYEYRSKRGEGHQRDFLTVGGMGHASQIALGIALQKPGRPVYCLDGDGALLMHMGALAITGALKPRNFKHIIVNNGAHDSVGGQPTVAFDVDVPGIAHASGYESVFCAQTKQELQSRLAELQRSSGPSLLEVRVRCGARKDIGRPVTTPSQNKNAFMDFVEN
- the recO gene encoding DNA repair protein RecO; this translates as MGLLVSLSSFTLGGEMPLVKTAAIVLHSRKWGDADRIVTFYTMRIGKLRGVARGARRLKSRLGGMIEPFTLCQLDLFEKPGDSLYRISQVALDEPFAKFRDDLTLMTAAGRMVNLVSAVMAEGDPEPRVFEMLESGLRTLLESRDAAWTTLLFQIRLLGMTGFRPQTEQCATCGQVHRSSLPQFSPMAGGIVCERCASRQPFRCTALSRGSVAFLHQALHMQPALLNRLHAAGQVRTEVESAIESYVTVVAGRRLPPVDFLTSGSPV
- a CDS encoding polysaccharide biosynthesis/export family protein, coding for MNGKALLSGIILVGNVIGVAHAGQFDQVPKPTLVAGSSPGASSSGVRHGGEGAEKSSLTVTPDYIMGPEDVLEITVWKNADLSKQVQVRPDGRISLPLIGDVSAVGRTAAQLTEEISARLKSYMENPTVSILVREVNSYQIYVLGEVNAPGKYPLKSKTTLLQAITIAHGFTQVAARNKIVVFRFGKDGEGLNKIKASYDDIVLRDGSDQNIELKPGDQIVVPSETMVVLPSR
- a CDS encoding DUF971 domain-containing protein, producing the protein MTETVLEPTDMEWVAKGVLSITWSDGHKALYPVRYLRQHCPCAACTDEWTGELRLKPDDVPMVMMLQDVQPVGRYAFQFTWSDGHDTGIYSYTFLRRMCQCDVCQPVKPVEPRSRRLL
- a CDS encoding response regulator transcription factor, translated to MQLLHMNRQAAELSKLINMAENGGAPAKSAQGVLPAALTELCTEVLKALQVRTEAKDWEQFEVKRIAGNPNQPVLLRGFGLPDRGGIQYARLVVTLEELGRRQQLNTDQAKERFQLTNREQSVVENLAKGWTNKEIANALKITEQTVKEHIKHIMRKTNSTTRTGVLVQVFRS